CAAATGTCTGCTCGGCCGCTCCCGGCCTTCGGACGACGGCCGAGCTGCCACAGATCATCCCCGCGCTCGACTGACGGCGCGTCTCCCTCGCTGCTTGGCCCCGGCACCTCTTCGCGCGCCGTACTGGCATTTCCCTCTGTCGACGTCACAATCAACAGTGACGGCTCAGCGAGTAGGGTTGGCGCGATGGCGTGGGACTTCGAGACCGAGCCTGAGTTCCAGGAGAAGCTGGACTGGGCGGACGCGTTCGTGCGTGAGGAGGTCGAACCTCTCGACCTCGTCTGGGGTGGGTTGGAGTTCACGCCCCCCGACGACACGCTGCGAAAGGTCATCGACCCGCTGAAGGAGGAGGTGAGGCGTCAGAAGCTGTGGGCGACGCACCTCGGTCCCGACCTCGGTGGTGAGGGGTACGGGCAGCTCAAGCTGTCGTTGCTCAACGAGATCCTCGGTCGGTCCTCCTGGGCGCCGATCATCTTCGGGTGCCAGGCGCCGGACACCGGCAACGCGGAGATCATCGCCCACTACGGGACGCCCGAGCAGAAGGATCGGTACCTGCGCCCACTGCTCGAGGGTGAGCTGTTCTCGTGCTACTCGATGACCGAGCCGCACGCCGGCGCCGATCCAACGATGTTCCAGACGCGGGCCGTCAAGGACGGCGACGAGTGGGTCGTCAACGGGTGGAAGTTCTTCTCGTCGAATGCGAAGACAGCAGCGTTCCTTATCGTGATGGTGGTGACCAATCCCGACGTCAGCCCGTACAACGGGATGTCGATGTTCCTCGTCCCCACCGACACCCCCGGCATCCACATCGTCCGCGACGTCGGCCTCGGTGGTGAAAACCTCGGAGAAGGTTCGCATGCGCTCATCCAGTATGAGGACGTTCGTGTGCCGGCGGACGCACTTCTGGGTGGGGAGGGCCAGGCGTTCGCCATCGCCCAGACGCGCCTCGGTGGCGGCCGCATCCACCACGCCATGCGAACGATCGGCCTCGCGACGCAGGCGCTCGACATGATGTGCGAGCGGGCTCTGAGTCGGGAGACACAGGGCAGCCTCCTGGCCGACAAGCAGTTCGTTCAGGGTTACATCGCCGACTCCTACGCCCAGCTCGTGCAGTTCCGGCTCCTGGTGCTGTACACCGCGTGGTCGATCGACAAGTACAGCGACTACCGCAAGGTCCGCAAGGACATCGCCACCGTAAAGGTGCTGATGCCCGGAGTACTGCACGACATCGCGCAGCGAGCGCTGCAGGTGCACGGCGCGCTGGGTGTCAGCAACGAGATGCCGTTCCACAGGATGATCCTTGGCGCCAGCGTTCTCGGCCTCGCCGACGGGCCGACAGAGGTGCACAAGATCACTGTGGCTCGGCAGGTCCTGCGCGGCTCCCGGCCGAGCGACGATCTCTGGCCAACGAAGCACCTGCCGCGGCGGGTCGCCGCGGCGCGGGCCAAGTTCGCCGAGTACCTCGACCATGAAGTGGGGAACCTCTGATCAGGTTCGGGAGCGAGCACGCGACCGAAGGCGCCATGGCATTCGTCGACGATCGCAAATCGCTCCGGCAGGGGCGGTGAGCTGACGTGCGGGCTGCCGTCTGCGGATCCTATGGGCCCCCGGATGTCGTGGAGATCGAGGAGCTTCCATCGCCTGCCGTGGGTCAGGGGCAGGTGCGGGTCCAGATCGCGGCGGCGGCCGTCAACATGGCCGACGTGCTGGTGGTCGCCAACCAGTACCAGATCAAAGTGCCGACGCCATTCGTCGTGGGCAGCGAGTTCGCTGGTGTGGTCGATGCCGTCGATGGCGCAGTCAGCGATGTCGCTCCGGGCGACCGGGTCTTCGGCACCGCCCTCGTCGGGGCGTTTGCCGAGGAGGTGGTCGTGCCTGCCGACGCGGTGACCCGCATCCCCACGGGTGTCGAGCTGCGAGTGGCCGCGGCGTTCGGGGTCGCCCACCGCACCGCGTTCCACGTACTCCGCTCGGTTGCCCGGCTCCAGCGTGGGGAAGAGCTGGTGGTGCTCGGCGCCGGCGGAGGCGTAGGGCTCGCTGCCGTGGAGCTCGGCGCCGCTCTCGGGGCCTCCGTGACGGCGGTCGCGTCGTCTCCGGAGAAGCTGGAGGTGGCGGGCTCCCACGGCGCGGGCACCCTCATCGATGTCCCTCCGGACGAACTGCGGCAAGCGTTGCGCGGAGCCCATCCGGACGGCGTCGACGTCGTCGTCGATCCTGTTGGCGGCGACCTCGCCGAGCCGGCGCTGCGGGCCCTGCGTTGGGGCGGTCGGTTCGTGACCGTTGGCTACGCGTCGGGTTCGATCCCGCGGATCCCGCTCAACCTGGTGATGCTCAAGGGCATTCAGATCGTCGGCTTCGAGTTCCGCAACT
Above is a genomic segment from Acidimicrobiales bacterium containing:
- a CDS encoding acyl-CoA dehydrogenase family protein; the protein is MAWDFETEPEFQEKLDWADAFVREEVEPLDLVWGGLEFTPPDDTLRKVIDPLKEEVRRQKLWATHLGPDLGGEGYGQLKLSLLNEILGRSSWAPIIFGCQAPDTGNAEIIAHYGTPEQKDRYLRPLLEGELFSCYSMTEPHAGADPTMFQTRAVKDGDEWVVNGWKFFSSNAKTAAFLIVMVVTNPDVSPYNGMSMFLVPTDTPGIHIVRDVGLGGENLGEGSHALIQYEDVRVPADALLGGEGQAFAIAQTRLGGGRIHHAMRTIGLATQALDMMCERALSRETQGSLLADKQFVQGYIADSYAQLVQFRLLVLYTAWSIDKYSDYRKVRKDIATVKVLMPGVLHDIAQRALQVHGALGVSNEMPFHRMILGASVLGLADGPTEVHKITVARQVLRGSRPSDDLWPTKHLPRRVAAARAKFAEYLDHEVGNL
- a CDS encoding NADPH:quinone oxidoreductase family protein, with protein sequence MRAAVCGSYGPPDVVEIEELPSPAVGQGQVRVQIAAAAVNMADVLVVANQYQIKVPTPFVVGSEFAGVVDAVDGAVSDVAPGDRVFGTALVGAFAEEVVVPADAVTRIPTGVELRVAAAFGVAHRTAFHVLRSVARLQRGEELVVLGAGGGVGLAAVELGAALGASVTAVASSPEKLEVAGSHGAGTLIDVPPDELRQALRGAHPDGVDVVVDPVGGDLAEPALRALRWGGRFVTVGYASGSIPRIPLNLVMLKGIQIVGFEFRNFGVHMPDELRRNEDELLELFAAGRIAPYIGASFGLEDVVAALRFVADRHAIGKVVLDIKGGF